The following coding sequences lie in one uncultured Mailhella sp. genomic window:
- a CDS encoding glycosyltransferase, with translation MFRKKLDKLIHHPYMFFSDIGKKKRMNYIETEKYAQHINYREDNMDNNVSGKKIDVSVIVPVFNVEKFLNKCIESLINQNDKNLEFIFVNDGSTDKSLDILYKYAKSDKRIIVINCRRNIGVAAARNLAISIAHGSFIGFVDPDDYVSKNYFGSMYRMARLQDADIVMTNNVVRFPSRSVRHKNMGFRVNKKIDDDVKINIMKTTGVTWNKIYNRKLMLNNNIMFPEIKTMGTDNYITTLALFFAKKIITTDKVIYYYRENPNSIINKKKDASYYLLTEVYHRCLQRIFYSSEKRAKKQAWIQAVTERALKDSVSNLKKFETNLEKIEYINSVYQFFPDARFVDIDRPVVSLTSYPGRIATVDQTIRSILNQDIPPKEVVLYLADSQFPEREGGLPSSLTDLLGKGLVIRWCEDMRSYKKLIPALSDYPEDIIITADDDVIYPGNWLRTLLTAHFRQPEEVQCLRGRKILMEQGHFLPYSEYRLIKYDEPSSFFILQTGLGGCLYKKSMLHEDVARKELFTSLCADGDDIWFWAMAVLKGTKIHWCAPGLNDPLYIEGTQESGTCLWEQNKQGGNDEHFMKLVNHYPQLADIADQVF, from the coding sequence ATGTTTAGAAAGAAACTTGATAAGCTTATTCATCATCCATATATGTTTTTTTCTGACATAGGTAAGAAAAAACGTATGAATTACATTGAAACGGAGAAATATGCACAACATATCAACTATAGAGAAGATAATATGGATAATAATGTATCGGGAAAAAAAATTGATGTCTCTGTTATTGTTCCTGTATTTAATGTGGAAAAATTTCTTAATAAGTGTATAGAAAGTTTAATAAATCAAAATGATAAAAATTTGGAATTTATATTTGTCAATGACGGTTCAACTGATAAATCACTGGATATTTTATATAAGTATGCAAAATCCGATAAGAGAATCATTGTGATAAATTGCAGGAGAAATATTGGCGTCGCAGCAGCCCGTAATCTTGCCATTTCCATAGCGCATGGTTCTTTTATCGGCTTCGTGGATCCTGACGACTATGTTTCGAAAAACTACTTTGGAAGTATGTACCGTATGGCGCGTCTTCAGGATGCGGATATTGTCATGACCAATAATGTCGTACGCTTTCCCTCTAGAAGTGTAAGACATAAAAATATGGGTTTTAGAGTCAATAAAAAAATTGATGATGATGTAAAAATAAATATTATGAAAACTACAGGTGTTACATGGAATAAAATATATAATAGAAAACTTATGTTAAATAATAATATTATGTTCCCTGAAATAAAGACAATGGGAACTGATAACTATATTACTACACTTGCTTTATTTTTTGCAAAGAAAATAATAACGACGGATAAAGTTATTTATTATTACAGAGAGAATCCAAACTCCATTATTAATAAAAAGAAGGACGCCTCCTATTATCTTCTTACGGAAGTATACCACAGATGTCTGCAACGGATTTTCTATTCCAGCGAAAAGAGAGCCAAAAAGCAGGCATGGATTCAGGCAGTGACGGAGCGCGCCCTGAAGGACAGTGTTTCCAACCTGAAGAAGTTTGAAACCAATCTGGAAAAAATTGAATACATCAACAGCGTATATCAATTCTTCCCCGATGCGCGTTTTGTGGATATCGACAGGCCAGTCGTCTCGCTGACATCCTATCCCGGACGCATTGCTACGGTGGATCAGACCATACGCTCCATTCTGAATCAGGACATTCCGCCCAAAGAGGTGGTGCTCTATCTTGCGGATTCTCAGTTTCCCGAAAGAGAAGGCGGGTTGCCGTCATCGCTTACGGATCTTCTGGGCAAAGGGCTGGTCATACGATGGTGCGAGGACATGCGTTCCTACAAAAAACTCATCCCGGCTCTGAGCGACTATCCCGAGGACATCATCATCACGGCCGACGATGATGTGATATATCCCGGCAACTGGCTGCGTACTCTTCTGACCGCACACTTCAGGCAGCCTGAGGAGGTGCAGTGCCTGCGTGGAAGAAAGATTTTAATGGAGCAGGGGCATTTTCTCCCCTACAGTGAATACCGTCTTATCAAGTATGACGAACCTTCTTCCTTCTTCATTCTTCAGACAGGACTCGGCGGATGTCTGTATAAGAAGAGCATGTTGCATGAGGACGTTGCCCGCAAGGAGCTTTTCACGTCTCTTTGTGCCGACGGTGACGATATCTGGTTCTGGGCCATGGCCGTGTTGAAGGGAACGAAAATACACTGGTGCGCTCCGGGACTGAACGATCCGCTGTACATAGAAGGTACGCAGGAGAGTGGAACCTGTCTCTGGGAGCAGAACAAGCAGGGCGGCAATGACGAGCACTTTATGAAACTTGTGAATCATTATCCACAGCTTGCGGATATTGCCGATCAGGTTTTCTGA
- a CDS encoding polysaccharide pyruvyl transferase family protein gives MISVDKNLCTGCTACYSVCPQKAIMMQYDEEGFSFPFVIRSLCVDCGLCERVCPIHNYEKHPQPELAYAACNRDVNERFRSSSGSIFSILARYVMERKGIVFGAAMDEHFRVVHTGVSRMADVDRLRMSKYAQSELGDVFSQVKNCLDTDRWVLFSGTPCQVSGLKNFLRKDYEKLYTVDILCRGVPSPKLFQTYIEWLKQRYDFDSIVFRDQRYGWTTSSPFTVYRGNTPLLQESSGYNLYMKTFVSHFSLRRSCYSCVYASMDRAGDFSIGDFWSIDEYDKSLNDHMGTSFFLINSAKGEALKPYIEERTSVLKAFIFKEMESAQGGIHGPAGTSPFREQLFSRFAAGTSVFEWMVKKFYKVGVLNFYNADNFGAVLVGFSICRILERLGYKPELINYRYKPDATFQKFRDKYLPQSKWCRTAADFEALNSKYRIFLVGSDQVWKMWNTELFMFHFVHGLKNILSYAASFATASYSGNIDPGYAGQLLRRFDSISVREQSGVIICAKEFGVDATCVVDPTLLLEADDYNELIKNSEKPLKAPKSKYFFIYYSSTVKLLEKMQKDEGAADILRSLKPLVGKTGITVEEWLFYIKNAEYVIANSYHGVLFSIIFKKQFIVITDEKKDDRIQSILSILGLQHRIVEGKEILTADMFNNRIDYKQVDERLSEARKASLRFLKVALSRPLTHKEKILTPSMR, from the coding sequence ATGATATCTGTCGATAAAAATCTCTGCACGGGATGCACTGCCTGCTATAGCGTTTGTCCCCAAAAAGCCATTATGATGCAGTATGACGAGGAAGGGTTTTCCTTTCCCTTCGTTATCCGTTCATTGTGTGTGGACTGCGGGCTCTGTGAGCGTGTTTGTCCCATACACAACTACGAAAAGCATCCCCAGCCGGAGCTGGCCTATGCTGCCTGCAACAGGGATGTGAATGAGCGCTTCAGAAGTTCGTCGGGGTCGATTTTTTCCATCCTTGCCCGTTATGTCATGGAAAGGAAGGGCATTGTTTTCGGTGCCGCCATGGATGAGCATTTTCGTGTCGTTCATACGGGGGTGTCTCGCATGGCGGACGTTGATCGCCTGAGAATGTCCAAATACGCGCAGAGTGAACTCGGCGATGTTTTTTCGCAGGTGAAAAACTGTCTTGACACAGACAGATGGGTACTGTTCTCCGGTACTCCCTGTCAGGTTTCCGGGCTGAAGAATTTTTTGCGAAAGGATTATGAGAAGCTGTACACCGTAGATATTCTGTGCCGTGGGGTACCTTCTCCAAAACTTTTCCAGACGTATATCGAATGGCTGAAGCAGCGTTATGACTTTGATTCCATAGTGTTTCGCGACCAGAGATATGGATGGACGACGTCTTCTCCCTTTACCGTGTACCGGGGCAACACGCCGCTGCTGCAGGAGAGCTCTGGTTATAACCTATATATGAAGACGTTTGTAAGTCATTTTTCCCTGCGTCGCTCATGCTACAGCTGTGTGTATGCGTCCATGGATAGGGCGGGCGATTTCTCCATCGGGGATTTCTGGTCCATTGACGAATATGACAAGTCGCTCAATGACCACATGGGCACCTCATTCTTTTTAATAAACAGTGCAAAGGGTGAGGCCCTGAAACCCTACATAGAGGAACGCACGTCTGTACTGAAGGCATTTATATTCAAGGAGATGGAGTCCGCGCAGGGAGGGATACATGGTCCTGCCGGAACTTCCCCCTTCCGTGAACAGCTCTTCTCTCGGTTTGCCGCCGGGACCTCAGTGTTCGAGTGGATGGTCAAGAAGTTCTACAAGGTGGGCGTGCTGAATTTCTATAACGCCGATAACTTCGGAGCAGTGCTTGTGGGATTTTCCATATGCAGGATTCTGGAGAGACTCGGCTACAAGCCTGAACTTATAAATTACCGCTACAAGCCGGATGCCACATTCCAGAAATTCCGCGACAAGTATCTTCCGCAGTCCAAGTGGTGCAGAACCGCCGCCGATTTCGAAGCTCTGAACAGCAAGTACAGAATATTTCTCGTCGGCAGCGACCAGGTCTGGAAGATGTGGAATACGGAACTGTTCATGTTCCACTTCGTGCATGGCCTGAAGAACATTCTTTCCTATGCGGCAAGTTTCGCGACCGCCTCCTACAGTGGCAACATCGATCCGGGCTATGCGGGGCAGCTTCTGAGGCGATTTGACTCCATTTCCGTACGAGAACAATCCGGCGTGATCATATGTGCGAAGGAATTCGGCGTGGATGCCACCTGCGTAGTAGACCCCACGCTGCTGCTTGAGGCCGACGACTACAATGAACTTATCAAAAATTCTGAAAAGCCGCTCAAGGCGCCCAAGAGTAAATATTTCTTCATATACTACTCAAGCACGGTAAAACTGCTTGAGAAAATGCAGAAGGATGAGGGGGCGGCGGACATACTCAGAAGCCTGAAGCCCCTTGTAGGAAAAACGGGCATCACGGTTGAAGAGTGGCTATTCTACATTAAAAACGCGGAATACGTCATCGCGAATTCATATCACGGAGTTCTGTTTTCCATCATCTTTAAAAAGCAGTTCATTGTGATAACGGATGAGAAGAAAGATGACAGAATACAGAGTATTCTTTCCATTCTTGGTCTTCAGCACCGCATAGTGGAGGGAAAGGAAATACTTACGGCAGATATGTTTAACAACAGGATAGACTACAAGCAGGTGGACGAGCGCTTGAGTGAGGCGAGAAAAGCCTCTCTGCGCTTCCTGAAGGTCGCGCTGAGCAGGCCCCTCACACACAAAGAAAAAATTCTGACGCCTTCCATGAGATAG
- a CDS encoding nucleotide sugar dehydrogenase, producing MNIAVAGTGYVGLSLSVLLAQHNSVKAVDIIPAKVELINQKKSPIVDKEIEEFLATKPLNLEATMDGESAYRDADLVIIATPTNYDVEQNHFDTSSIDAVLKIVEKVNPAATVVIKSTVPVGYLEGLRKVWPGLPNILFSPEFLREGRALYDNLHPSRIIVGTPKDCTPELRKKAKRFAALLQEGAMDEDVPTLMVNATEAESIKLFANTYLALRVAFFNELDTYAEVHGLDTRQIIRGVGLDPRIGSHYNNPSFGYGGYCLPKDTRQLLANYKGTPNDIITAIVAANNTRKEFIAHQILSRSPKKVGIYRLTMKAGSDNFRQSAIQDVMRLLRGEGVEVVIYEPTLHQEMFQNFPVIHDLEAFKAMSDVIVVNRMAEEVRDCLNKVYTRDLFERD from the coding sequence ATGAATATTGCCGTTGCCGGTACCGGCTACGTCGGTCTGAGCCTTTCCGTTCTTCTTGCTCAGCACAACAGCGTGAAGGCCGTGGATATCATTCCCGCCAAAGTGGAGCTCATCAATCAGAAAAAGTCCCCCATTGTGGATAAGGAAATAGAAGAATTTCTTGCCACGAAGCCGTTGAATCTTGAAGCAACCATGGATGGGGAATCAGCCTACCGCGACGCGGACCTTGTCATCATTGCCACGCCCACCAACTATGACGTTGAGCAGAACCATTTTGACACGTCATCCATCGACGCCGTGCTGAAGATAGTGGAAAAGGTCAATCCTGCCGCTACGGTGGTCATCAAGTCCACGGTACCGGTAGGATATCTGGAAGGATTGCGCAAAGTGTGGCCCGGACTGCCCAACATCCTCTTTTCGCCGGAGTTCCTGCGTGAAGGCAGGGCACTTTACGACAATCTGCATCCTTCCCGCATCATAGTAGGTACGCCGAAGGACTGTACGCCGGAGCTGAGGAAAAAGGCGAAGCGCTTTGCCGCACTGCTTCAGGAAGGCGCCATGGACGAGGACGTTCCTACTCTCATGGTGAATGCCACGGAGGCGGAATCCATCAAACTTTTCGCCAATACCTACCTCGCGCTCCGCGTGGCGTTCTTCAATGAGCTTGATACCTATGCGGAAGTGCACGGGCTGGACACGCGGCAGATTATCAGAGGCGTGGGCCTCGACCCGAGAATCGGCTCTCACTACAACAACCCTTCCTTCGGCTACGGCGGCTACTGTCTTCCCAAGGACACGCGGCAGCTCCTGGCGAACTACAAGGGTACGCCAAACGACATCATTACCGCCATCGTGGCGGCGAATAATACGCGCAAGGAGTTTATTGCTCATCAGATTCTCTCACGTTCCCCAAAAAAGGTGGGGATTTACCGCCTGACCATGAAGGCGGGCAGCGACAATTTTCGTCAGTCCGCCATTCAGGACGTTATGCGTCTGCTGCGCGGAGAGGGGGTGGAAGTCGTCATCTACGAGCCGACGCTGCATCAGGAGATGTTCCAAAACTTTCCCGTCATCCATGACCTTGAAGCGTTCAAGGCCATGTCCGACGTGATTGTGGTCAACCGCATGGCGGAGGAAGTAAGGGACTGCCTGAACAAAGTCTATACCAGAGATTTGTTTGAAAGAGATTGA
- a CDS encoding capsular polysaccharide biosynthesis protein, which translates to MNALSREAELKTTSAEGQKSFLAFSRKFSRIPHLSAFLGGEVRLAGKEGGEACTAVAGWGHKPTADKARRYAAAHGLPYIAVEDGFLRSLRLGCEDAAPLSLVVDYTGIYYDATGPSDLETLLNSEGWQTPELMASAQKALSAILLHHLSKYNHAPDAAPGVLGAAEPGAPRVLIIDQTVGDASVSLGLADASSFIAMLTEAKKRFPHAWLYVKTHPDVLARKKKGYLTEAAKHYGATLIAEDVAPLSLLEQADVVYCVTSQMGFEALMLGKDVHCFGMPFYAGWGITHDALSCPRRTKKCTLLEVFAAAYLLYARYVNPITGEGCDIHDTIARLAVQREKNEQNRGFHACFGYSFWKHPHARAFLQSTGASFRFFKYFHGERRAVASAAGHGGDVVAWSSRCADGMLEALCREAGGPLVRMEDGFIRSVGLGSSFQYPYSLVLDRRGIYYDPTQPSDLEVILQQLPERSDYDELCRRARALREFIVQNGLTKYNVGQSTLSRTRWPSDRRVLLVPGQVEDDASVRRGGCGIRGNLELLREVRRRNPGAFIIYKPHPDVEVKNRKGRIDDAKVLCVADEVVRNVRMDALLAVVDEVHTLTSLTGFEALLRGVKVCVYGGPFYAGWGLTEDYAVERSFLSRRTARLTLDELTAGVLLLYPSYYDWQTASFCTAEDVCHRLLQRSGQMKRMPVLRLFDVLRIQARKVF; encoded by the coding sequence ATGAATGCTTTAAGCAGAGAGGCCGAACTGAAGACGACGTCAGCTGAAGGGCAGAAGAGTTTCCTTGCCTTCTCCCGAAAGTTTTCCCGTATCCCCCACCTTTCCGCCTTTCTCGGTGGAGAGGTGAGGCTTGCCGGAAAAGAGGGGGGAGAAGCGTGCACGGCCGTGGCAGGATGGGGGCACAAGCCTACGGCCGACAAGGCAAGACGCTATGCCGCGGCACACGGTCTGCCCTACATTGCCGTGGAAGACGGTTTTCTTCGTTCTCTGCGTCTCGGCTGTGAGGACGCGGCGCCTCTTTCTCTGGTGGTGGACTATACGGGGATTTACTATGACGCCACCGGTCCCTCGGACCTTGAAACCCTTTTAAATTCTGAGGGGTGGCAGACGCCGGAGCTCATGGCTTCCGCCCAAAAGGCACTTTCCGCCATTCTCCTTCATCATCTCAGCAAGTACAATCATGCACCCGATGCCGCACCGGGGGTTCTGGGGGCGGCAGAGCCGGGGGCTCCCCGTGTACTCATCATCGATCAGACCGTGGGGGATGCTTCGGTATCTCTCGGTCTGGCGGACGCTTCCTCTTTCATTGCCATGCTGACGGAAGCGAAAAAACGCTTCCCTCACGCGTGGCTTTATGTGAAGACGCACCCTGATGTGCTGGCCAGAAAGAAGAAAGGGTATCTCACTGAAGCGGCGAAGCACTATGGCGCCACGCTTATTGCGGAAGACGTTGCGCCGCTTTCGCTTCTTGAACAGGCGGACGTGGTGTACTGCGTCACCTCGCAGATGGGCTTTGAAGCTCTCATGCTGGGTAAGGATGTGCATTGCTTCGGCATGCCGTTCTACGCGGGTTGGGGGATCACGCATGATGCTTTGTCCTGCCCGCGGCGGACAAAGAAGTGCACGCTTCTGGAAGTATTTGCGGCCGCATACCTTCTTTACGCCAGATATGTAAATCCCATCACCGGGGAGGGCTGCGATATTCACGACACCATTGCCCGGCTTGCCGTGCAGCGGGAGAAGAATGAACAGAACCGCGGTTTTCACGCCTGTTTCGGTTATTCTTTCTGGAAGCATCCGCACGCGCGGGCTTTTTTGCAGAGTACCGGGGCTTCTTTCCGCTTTTTTAAATACTTCCATGGAGAACGGCGTGCCGTCGCCAGCGCTGCCGGACACGGTGGAGACGTAGTGGCATGGTCGTCCAGATGCGCAGACGGAATGCTGGAAGCGCTTTGTCGTGAGGCCGGGGGGCCGCTGGTACGCATGGAAGACGGCTTCATTCGCTCTGTAGGACTGGGCTCGAGTTTTCAGTATCCGTATTCGCTGGTGCTGGACAGGCGGGGCATTTATTACGACCCCACGCAGCCCAGCGACCTTGAAGTCATCCTTCAGCAATTACCGGAGCGGTCTGACTACGACGAGCTGTGTCGTAGGGCTCGGGCACTTCGCGAGTTTATCGTTCAGAATGGGCTGACCAAGTACAATGTGGGGCAGAGCACGCTTTCCCGCACGCGCTGGCCCTCGGATCGCCGGGTGCTGCTGGTGCCCGGTCAGGTGGAGGACGACGCTTCAGTGCGCCGCGGCGGCTGCGGCATCAGGGGAAATCTTGAACTGCTCAGGGAGGTGCGTCGCCGCAATCCCGGGGCGTTCATTATTTACAAGCCGCATCCCGACGTGGAAGTGAAGAACCGCAAGGGCAGGATAGACGATGCTAAGGTGCTTTGCGTGGCCGACGAGGTGGTGCGCAACGTGCGCATGGACGCGCTTCTGGCCGTGGTGGACGAGGTGCATACCCTTACGTCCCTGACCGGATTTGAGGCCCTCTTGCGCGGCGTGAAGGTCTGCGTTTACGGCGGCCCCTTTTATGCGGGCTGGGGGCTCACGGAAGATTATGCCGTGGAGCGTTCCTTCCTGTCCCGCCGCACGGCGCGCCTGACGCTGGATGAACTTACGGCGGGCGTACTTCTGCTGTACCCGAGCTATTACGACTGGCAGACGGCGAGCTTCTGCACGGCGGAGGATGTGTGTCATCGTCTGCTTCAGAGGAGCGGGCAGATGAAGAGAATGCCTGTTTTGCGTCTGTTTGATGTTCTTCGCATACAGGCAAGGAAGGTGTTCTGA